The nucleotide window GGCCGAGATCCTCGACGTCACCGGTGTGACCAAGGGCAAGGGCACCGCCGGCGTCATGAAGCGGCACGGCTTCCACGGTCTGCGCGCCAGCCACGGTGTGCACCGCAAGCACCGCTCCCCGGGTTCGATCGGTGGCTGCGCCACCCCCGGCCGGGTGTTCAAGGGTCTGCGGATGGCCGGCCGGATGGGCAACGCCAGCAAGACCGTGCAGAACCTGACCGTGCACTCGGTTGACGCCGAGCGCGGCCTGATCCTGATCAAGGGTGCGATCCCGGGTGCCAAGGGTGGCCTGGTCGTGCTGCGGTCTGCCGCCAAGAAGGGAGAGGTCGCATGAGCCCCAGTAATGAAGCGACGGTTCGTACCGTCGACGTCGTTGACGCCAAGGGCGCCAAGTCCGGCTCTGCCGAACTGCCGGCCGACCTGTTCGACGTCACCACCAACGTGCCGCTGATCCACCAGGTCGTGACCGCCCAGCTGGCGGCTGCCCGGCAGGGGACGCACTCCACCAAGACCCGCGGCGAGGTTCGCGGCGGTGGCACCAAGCCGTACCGGCAGAAGGGCACCGGCCGCGCCCGGCAGGGTTCGATCCGCGCACCGCAGTACAACGGCGGTGGCATCGTGCACGGCCCGACCCCGCACGGCTACGCCCAGCGGACCCCGAAGAAGATGGTGGCCGCCGCGCTCCGCGGCGCCCTGTCCGACCGGGCTCGCGACGGCAAGGTGTACGTGGTCAGCTCGCTGGTCGACGGCGAGACCCCGTCCACCAAGGCGGCCCTGGCCGCGCTGACCGCGGTCACCGACACCGCCAAGGTGCTGGTCGTGCTCGGCCGGGACGAGGACGCCGCCTGGCTGAGCCTGCGCAACGTACCGACCGCGCACGTCATCGTCGCCGACCAGCTGAACGCCTACGACGTTCTGGTCAACGACGCGGTGGTCTTCACCTCCGCCGCGCTGGACGCCTACGTCGCCGGTCCGGCCAAGGGCAAGTCGGTGAAGGCAACCGCCACTGAGTCCGAAGCGAACGAGTCTGAAGCCGAGGAGGCAGCCGAATGAGCGCCGCCGCGAAGATCCGCGACCACCGCGACATCTTGCTGGCGCCGGTCGTCAGCGAGAAGAGCTACGGCCTGCTGGACGAGAACAAGTACACCTTCGTGGTGGCGCCGCAGGCCAACAAGACCGAGATCAAGATCGCGGTCGAGAAGGTCTTCAGCGTCAAGGTCACCGGTGTGAACACCTACGTCCGCAAGGGCAAGAAGCAGCGCACCCGGTTCGGGTACGGCAAGCGCCCGGACAGCAAGCGTGCGATCGTCACCGTCGCCGAGGGTCAGAGCATCGACATCTTCGGCGGACCGGTCGGCTGAGGGATAGGGACTGAACATGGCTATTCGTAAGTACAAGCCGACCACACCCGGTCGTCGCGGTGGCTCGGTGGCCGACTTCGCCGAGGTCACCCGTTCGACCCCGGAGAAGTCGCTGCTGGTGCCGAACCCGAAGACCGGTGGCCGCAACAACAACGGCCGGATCACCTCCCGCCACATCGGCGGCGGCCACAAGCAGGCCTACCGGCTGATCGACTTCAAGCGGTACGACAAGGACGGGGTGCCGGCCAAGGTCGCGCACATCGAGTACGACCCGAACCGCACCGCCCGGATCGCACTGCTGCACTACGCCGACGGCGAGAAGCGCTACATCGTGGCGCCGAACGGCCTGAAGCAGGGTGCGCCGGTGGAGGCCGGTGAGGGCGCCGACATCAAGACCGGCAACAACCTGCCGCTGCGCAACATCCCGGTCGGCACCACGGTGCACGCGGTCGAGATGCGCCCAGGCGGCGGGGCCAAGCTCGGCCGCAGCGCCGGCGCCTCCATCCAGCTGGTCGCCCGCGAGGGCAAGTACGCCACGCTGCGGATGCCTTCCGGTGAGATGCGGATGGTCGACGTTCGCTGCCGCGCCACCATCGGCGAGGTCGGCAACGCCGAGCAGTCCAACATCAACTGGGGCAAGGCCGGCCGCAACCGCTGGAAGGGCAAGCGCCCCAAGGTTCGTGGTGTCGTGATGAACCCGGTCGACCACCCGCACGGCGGTGGCGAGGGCCGTACCTCCGGTGGCCGGCATCCGGTCTCCCCGTGGGGCAAGCCGGAAGGCCGTACCCGTAACAAGAACAAGGCGAGTTCTCGTCTGATCGTCCGTCGTCGCAAGACCGGCAAGAAGCGCTGAGCAGGAGTCTGAGCAGATATGCCACGCAGCCTGAAGAAGGGCCCTTCGTTGATGATCATCTGGCCAAGAAGGTCGATGCTCAGAACGAGAAGGGCACCCACACCGTGATCAAGACCTGGTCGCGCCGTTCGATGATCACGCCGGACATGATCGGCCACACCATCGCCGTGCACGACGGTCGCAAGCACGTCCCGGTCTTCATCTCCGATTCGATGATCGGTCACAAGCTCGGTGAGTTCGCCCCGACCCGGACCTTCCGTGGTCACGACAAGGACGACCGCAAGTCGCGCCGCCGCTGAGAAGAGGAACCCAGATGAGTAACGCAGAGAAGACCCGGCCGTCTCGCCGGGACGCGCTGCTGGGTGACCGGCAGGGCTCGTACGCGATCGCCCGTGGCGTCCGGATGTCACCGACCAAGGTGCGCCGGGTGGTGGACGTGATCCGCGGCCTGGACGTCACCGAGGCGTTGGACACGCTCAAGTTCGCGCCGCAGGCGGCGGCCGAGCCGGTCAGCAAGGTGATCGCGTCCGCGGCGGCCAACGCCGAGAACACCGAGAACCTGCGCACCGAGCAGCTGTACGTCTCCCAGGCGTTCGTGGACGAGGGCATGACCATGCGCCGGATCCGCCCGCGGGCCAAGGGATCGGCCAGCCGGGTGCTCAAGCGCAGCAGCCACATCACCGTCGTCGTCGAGAAGAAGGAGGCCTGAGCCATGGGTCAGAAGATCAACCCGCACGGCTTCCGGCTCGGCATCAGCACCGATCACAAGAGCCGCTGGTACGCCGACAAGGCCTACGCCGACTACGTCGGTGAGGACGTCAAGATCCGCCGCAGCCTCCACAAGGGTCTGGAGCGGGCCGGCATCTCCAGCATCGAGATCGAGCGGACCCGGGATCGGGTCCGGGTCGACATCTACACCGCCCGCCCGGGCATCGTGATCGGCCGCAACGGCGCCGAGGCGGAGCGGGTGCGCGGCGAGTTGGAGAAGCTGACCGGCAAGCAGGTCCAGCTGAACATCCTCGAGGTCAAGGGCACCGAGACCGACGCGCAGCTGGTCGCCCAGGGCGTGGCCGAGCAGCTCGCGTCCCGGGTGCAGTTCCGCCGGGCCATGAAGAAGGCGCAGCAGAGCGCGATGCGGGCCGGTGCCAAGGGCATCCGGATCCAGTGCTCCGGTCGTCTCGGCGGCGCCGAGATGAGCCGCTCGGAGTTCTACCGCGAGGGTCGGGTTCCGCTGCACACGCTGCGGGCCGACGTCGACTACGGCTTCTTCGAGGCTCGTACCTCCTTCGGCCGGATCGGCGTGAAGGTGTGGATCTACAAGGGTGACGTGTCCGGGACCCGGGCCGAGCGGGCCGCGCAGAAGGCTGCCCGCAATGCCGCCCAGGGCAACCGTCGTCCGGGCCGTGGCCGTGGTGGCCGGGGCGATCGTCCCGAGCGGGGCGGCCGGCGCCGGCAGGACTCCGTTAACGCCGCGCCGACCGAGACCGCCGGACAGCCGGCAGCCTCGGCGCAGGCGACGAGTGGGCAGGAGAGTTAAGCAATGTTGGTTCCGCGCAAGGTCAAGTTCCGCAAGCAGCATCACCCGACCCGTCGGGGGATGGCCAAGGGCGGTACGGAGCTGGCGTTCGGCGACTACGGCATCCAGGCGCTCGCGCCGGCCTACGTCACCAACCGGCAGATCGAAGCCGCTCGTATCGCCATGACCCGTCACATGAAGCGTGGCGGCAAGGTCTGGATCAACATCTACCCGGACCGCCCGCTGACCAAGAAGCCGGCCGAGACCCGGATGGGTTCCGGCAAGGGTTCCCCGGAGTGGTGGATCGCCAACGTCAAGCCCGGACGGGTGATGTTCGAGCTCTCCGGCGTTACCGACGACGTCGCCCGTGAGGCGCTGCGACTGGCGGTGCACAAGCTGCCGATGAAGTGCCGCATCGTGTCGCGTGAGGCAGGAGATAACTGATGGCGAACACCGTGAAGGCCGCGGATCTGCGGTCGCTGAGCCGCGACGAGCTCAACGCGAAGGTCGTCGAACTGAAGGAAGAGCTGTTCACGCTGCGGTTCCAGGCCGCCACCGGGCAGCTGGAGTCACACGGTCGGCTGCGGTCGGTCCGTAAGGACATCGCCCGGATCTACACCGTGCTGACCGAGCGCAGCCTCGGCATCACCGACGATCCGGACAGCGAAACCGCTGTTACCGAAACGGCTGGTGCCTGAGATGAGCGAGCAGAGGAACGAAGTGAGTTCAGAGTTGTTGGCCGACACCGCCGACGCCGAGCAGGTCGTGGCCGAGGTCGCGCACACCTCGTCCGATCGGGGCCGCCGCAAGGTCCGTGAGGGCCTGGTGGTCAGCGACAAGATGGACAAGACCGTCGTGGTCGCCGTCGAGGACCGGATCAAGCACCGGTTGTACGGCAAGGTCATGACCCAGACCACCAAGCTCAAGGTGCACGACGAGGAGAACTCGGCCGGCATCGGTGACCGGGTGGTCGTGATGGAGACCCGTCCGCTGAGCGCCACCAAGCGCTGGCGCCTGGTCAAGATCGTCGAAAAGGCCAAGTAACGCCGACTTGTCAGTCGCTGGTGTGGCTATAGCCAAACCACGTACTGACAACTCAGAGGAAGAGTAGAGAGAAATGATCCAGCAGGAGTCGCGGCTGAAGGTCGCCGACAACACCGGTGCCAAGGAGATCTTGTGCATCCGGGTGCTCGGCGGATCCGGTCGCCGCTACGCCGGAATCGGCGATCAGATCGTGGCCACGGTGAAGGACGCCATCCCGGGCGGCAACGTGAAGAAGGGCGAGGTCGTCAAGGCCGTCGTCGTACGCACCGTGAAGCAGCGTCGCCGGGCCGATGGTTCCTACATCAAGTTCGACGAGAACGCCGCGGTGATCCTGCGCAACGACGGTGAGCCGCGCGGCACCCGCATCTTCGGCCCGGTCGGCCGTGAGCTGCGGGAGAAGAAGTTCATGCGCATCATCTCGCTCGCCCCGGAGGTGATCTGACCCATGACCAAGAAGAACACCAAGATCAACGCCGCCGTCTCCCGCGAACACGCCCGCGTGGACATTCGCAAGGGTGACCGGGTGAAGGTACTGTCCGGCAAGGACAAGGGCCTGACCGGTGAGGTGCTGTCGGTTCAGCCCGATCGCGAGCTGGTCACCGTCTCCGGCGTGAACATCGTCAAGCGGCACCTGAAGGACACCCAGGCGCAGCCGAACAGCCAGCAGACCAAGGGCGGCATCGTCTCGTCCGAGGCCCCGATCCACGTCTCCAACGTCGGCCTGGTCGTCAAGGACGGCGAGGGCAACGAGGTGACCACTCGGATCGGACACCGTCGTGACCAGGTGACCAAGCGTCGCCCGGACGGCACCGAGTACACCGCATACCGGTCGGTGCGGATCGCCCGCAAGACCGGGGAGGAGATCTGATGACCAGCACCGCAGCAGAGCAGTACGTGCCGCGGCTGAAGCAGCGCTACGCCACCGAGATCGTGCCGACGCTGCAGCAGGAGTTCAACTTCGCCAACGCGATGCTGATCCCGCGGCTGACCAAGATCGTGGTCAACATGGGTGTCGGCGACGCGGCTCGCGACTCCAAGGTGATGGACGGCGCCGTACGGGATCTGACCACCATCACCGGTCAGAAGCCGCAGGTGACCCGGGCCAAGAAGTCGATCGCCCAGTTCCGGCTCCGCGAGGGCCAGCCGATCGGCGCGCACGTGACCCTGCGCGGCCAGCGGATGTGGGAGTTCGCCGACCGGCTGCTCACCCTGGCGCTGCCCCGGATCCGTGACTTCCGCGGCCTGTCGCCGAAGCAGTTCGACGGCAACGGCAACTACACCTTCGGTCTTTCGGAGCAGGTCATGTTCCACGAGATCGACCAGGACAAGATCGACCGGGTGCGGGGGATGGACATCACCTTCGTGACCACGGCGACCAACGACGACGAGGGCCGGGCGCTGCTGCGCAACCTCGGCTTCCCGTTCCGTGCCAACTGAGCTATTGGCCAACTGAACCAGCGAAGAAGAGAGATATCGACGTGGCGAAGACAGCGCTGAGGGTCAAGGCGGCTCGCAAGCCGAAGTACGGCGTCCGGGCCTACACCCGGTGCCAGAAATGCGGCCGGCCGAAGGCCGTCTACCGCAAGTTCGGGCTCTGCCGGATCTGCCTGCGGGAGATGGCGCACAAGGGCGAGCTGCCCGGTGTGACCAAGTCGTCTTGGTGACCTGCAAGACCCCCGAAACCCCACTGATCAACGAGACAGGTCCCCGGAGCATCAATCGCCGAGGGAAACCACTCGAGAAGGAATCACACCAGCCATGACCATGACAGATCCGATCGCGGACATGTTGACCCGCGTCCGGAACGCCTCCCAGGCCTACCACGACACCGCGACCATGCCGTCGTCCACCATCAAGGTCGGGATCGCCAAGATCCTCACCGAAGAGGGCTACATCGCCGGCTACGAGGTGAAGGAGCCGGCCGAGGGTGAGGTCGGCAAGTCCTTGCTGATCACCCTCAAGTACGGCCAGAACCGGGAGCGGTCGATCGCCGGCGTACGCCGGATCTCCAAGCCGGGTCTTCGGGTGTACGCCAAGTCCACCGGCCTGCCGAAGGTTCTCGGCGGCCTGGGCATCGCCATCATCTCCACGTCGGCCGGTCTGCTGACCGACAAGCAAGCACACGCACGCAGCGTAGGCGGGGAAGTCCTCGCCTACGTCTGGTGAGCGTCGAGACCAACAGAAAGGACTGAGAAGACATGTCGCGCATTGGCAAGCTTCCTGTTCCGGTGCCGTCCGGGGTCGAGGTGACCATCGACGGTTCCCTGGTCTCGGTGAAGGGACCGAAGGGTCAGCTCGAGCACACCGTGGCCGAGCCGATCACCGTCGTCCGCAACGACGAGGGCCAGATCGTCCTGAACCGGCCCGACGACGAGCGGACGTCCAAGGCTCTGCACGGACTGTCGCGGACGCTGGTATCCAACATGGTGACCGGTGTCTCCGAGGGCTACGTGAAGAAGCTGGAGATCGTCGGCGTCGGCTACCGGGTCATCTCCAAGGGCCCGGCCGAGCTGGAGCTGAACCTGGGCTACAGCCATCCGATCAACGTGAAGGCGCCCGAGGGCATCACCTTCGCCGTCGAGTCGCCGACCAAGTTCTCGGTCGCCGGCATCGACAAGCAGCGGGTCGGAGAGGTTGCGGCCAACATTCGCAAGCTGCGTAAGCCGGAGCCGTACAAGGGCAAGGGTGTGCGGTACGAGGGCGAGCACGTCCGCCGCAAGGTCGGAAAGGCTGGTAAGTGACGATGGCGGTTTCACTGTCTGCGCGCAAGCACACCGAGCAGCGTACGAAGTCGCGGCTGCGTCGCCAGCTGCGTGGCCGGAAGAAGATCTTCGGCGGGGCCGATCGGCCGCGCCTGGTGGTCACCCGGTCCGCCAAGCACATCACCGCCCAGGTGATCGACGACAGCCGCGGTCACACGCTGGCCTACGCCTCCACCATGGAGGGCGGCCTGCGGACCGCCACCGGCGACAAGACCGAGAAGGCCAAGCAGGTCGGCCAGCTGGTCGCCGAGCGGGCCAAGGCTGCCGGGGTGGAGACCGTCGTCTTCGACCGGGCCGGCAACAAGTACCACGGCCGGATCGCGGCGCTGGCCGACGCGGCCCGCGAAAACGGTCTCGGATTCTGACCGCGGGAACTGGAGAGGTAGAACAGCTATGAGTGGATCACAGCGTCGAGGCGGCGGAGACCGCCGCGGTGACCGCCGGGGTCAGGACAAGAGCAACTACGTGGAGAAGGTCGTCGCGATCAATCGCGTCGCCAAGGTGGTCAAGGGTGGCCGCCGGTTCAGCTTCACCGCGTTGGTCGTCGTCGGCGACGGCGACGGCTCGGTCGGCATCGGCTACGGCAAGGCCAAGGAGGTGCCGGCCGCGATCGCCAAGGGCGTGGAGGAGGCCAAGAAGCACTTCTTCCACGTGCCGCGGGTGCAGGGCACCATCCCGCATCCGGTGCAGGGTGAGAAGGCGGCCGGCGTGGTCATGCTGCGCCCGGCGTCTCCCGGTACCGGTGTGATCGCCGGCGGCGCCTGCCGCGCGGTGCTCGAGGCGGCCGGCGTGCACGACGTGCTGGCCAAGTCGCTCGGCTCGGCCAACGCGATCAACGTGGTGCACGCCACCATCGCGGCCCTGCAGATGCTCGAGGAGCCCGAGGAGGTGGCCCGCCGCCGCGGCAAGTCGGTGGAGGACGTCACCCCGGCGGCGCTGCTGAAGGCACGGCAGGCCGGTATCCGGCAGGAGGCGCACGCATGAGCACGCGCCTGAAGATCACCCAGGTGAAGTCCTCGATCGGCGGCAAGCAGAACCAGCGGGACACGCTGCGTACGCTCGGCCTGAAGCGGATCGGTGACGTGTCCGCGCACGAGGACACACCGTCCGTACGAGGCATGATCGCGACGGTGTCGCACCTGATCACCGTCGAGGAGGTCGACTGATATGGCTGACGAGACCAACGAGGTCCAGAACTCCCGGCACAACGGGGGAACCGGGCTGAAGGTTCATCACCTTCGTCCGGCTCCGGGGGCCCACAAGGCCAAGACCCGGGTCGGTCGCGGTGAGGGTTCCAAGGGCAAGACCGCCGGTCGCGGCACCAAGGGTTCGAAGGCCCGGAACAACATCTCCGAGGCGTTCGAGGGCGGTCAGATGCCGCTGCACATGCGGACCCCGAAGCTGCGCGGCTTCACCAATCCGTTCCGGACCGAGTTCCAGGTCGTCAACCTGGACCGGATCTCCTCCCTCTTCCCCGAGGGCGGCGAGGTGAACCCGCAGGCGCTGGTCGAGCGTGGCGCGGTGCGCGCCGGGCTGCCGGTCAAGGTGCTGGGCTCGGGCGAGCTGAGTGTCGCGGTGCAGGTTTCGGCGCACGCCTTCTCGGCTTCGGCCAAGGAGAAGATCGCCGCAGCCGGCGGAAGCACCACCGAACTGTAAGGGTCGGTCCGCGATCACTCCCGCGATCGCGGCACGGCCAAGCCAGGAGGGGCGGCACACACTGTGGCCGCCCCTTCGGCGTATCGCCGCCCTTTCGGCATTCACGGGCATCCTGTGTGACGGGATATCCCAGCCCTCAGTCCGTTCTGGGTTGCACCCCATCTGCTTGATAGAGTCGAGCGGTTCCCGGTGGGTCTGCCTGGGACAGTTGGGCTGATCAGAGAGAAGGATTTGGATTGCTCACCGCCTTCGCAGGAGCATTCAGGACTCCGGACCTGCGCAAGAAACTCCTGTTCACGCTCGGCATCATGGTCATCTACCGACTCGGCTCGGTCATCCCGGTGCCGAACGTCGACGTCGGCACGCTGCACACGTGTGCCACCAACGCACAGGCCGGTTCGCAGGCGGGCCTGTACTCGCTGCTCTCGCTGTTCTCCGGCGGGGCGTTGCTCCAGCTGGCGATCTTCGCGCTCGGCATCATGCCGTACATCACCGCGAGCATCATCCTGCAGCTGCTGACCGTGGTGATCCCGCGGCTGGAGGCGCTGAAGAAGGAAGGCCAGTCCGGGCAGAACAAGATCACCCAGTACACGCGTTATCTGACCCTGGTGCTGGCGGTGCTGCAGTCGACCACCTTCGTCACCCTGGCCCGTAACGATCAGCTCTTCCAGAACTGCCCGGGCGTGGTCTACGACACCGGCGCGTTCCCGATCATCGTGATGATCCTGACCATGACCGCCGGTACCGGCGTGGTGATGTGGCTGGGTGAATTGATCACCGAGAAGGGCGTCGGCAACGGCATGTCGGTGCTGATCTTCACCCAGATCTGTGCGACCTTCCCGCAGGCGCTGTGGGCGATCAAGCAGCAGCGCCCGGGCGGTGCCGGCTGGGTGGTCTTCCTACTGGTGCTGGGCATCGGCCTGCTGGTGATGCTCGCGGTGATCTTCATCGAGCAGTCCCAGCGCCGGATCCCGGTTCAGTACGCCAAACGCATGGTCGGTCGCCGGGTGCTCGGCGGCACCACCACGTACATCCCGCTGAAGGTCAACCAGGCCGGCGTGATCCCGGTGATCTTCGCCTCTTCGCTGATGTACATCCCGGTGCTCTACTCGCAGTTCCGGCCGAACGGCTGGGGCGCGTCGTGGATCCAGTCGCACTTCGTCCGCGGCGATCATCCGGTCTACATGGCGACCTTTTTCCTGCTGATCATCTTCTTCGCCTACTTCTACGTCTCGATCACCTTCAATCCGCAAGAGGTGGCCGACAACATGAAGAAGTACGGCGGCTTCATCCCGGGCATCCGCGCCGGCAAGCCGACCGAGGACTACCTCGGCTACGTGCTGAACCGGCTGACCCTGCCCGGCTCGCTCTACCTGGGTCTGATCGCGCTGATCCCGATGATCGCGATCGGTGTGCTGAACACGAACTCGCAGAGCGGGTTCCCGTTCGGCGGCACCTCGATCCTGATCATCGTCGGTGTCGGCCTGGACACGGTGAAGCAGATCGAGAGTCAGCTCCAGCAACGCAACTACGAGGGCTTCCTGCGGTAGTCGCAGGCACGGGCAACGACAAGAGGATCTTCCGCTGATGCGACTGTTGATCATGGGACCGCCGGGTGCGGGCAAGGGCACCCAGGCGAAGGCGATCGCCGAGCACTACCAGATTCCCACCGTCTCCACCGGTGACATCCTGCGCGCCAACGTGGCCGCAGGTACGCCGCTCGGTCTGGAGGCCAAGCAGGTGATGGAGACCGGCGGCTATGTCGGCGACGACATCCTCAACGGCATCGTGGGCGATTGGTTGGAGCAGGACGACGCGCGGCGCGGCTTCCTGCTGGACGGATATCCGCGGACGCTGGCTCAGGTCGAGGCGCTGGACTCGATGCTGGAGCAACAGCACGTCGGACTCGACGCCGTCCTCTCGCTGAAGGTCGACATCGAAGAGGTCGTCGGCCGCCTCCGCAAGCGGGCCGAGACCGAAGGTCGTACCGACGACAGCGAGGACGCGATCCGAGTCCGCCAGCACAAGTACGCTGCCGAGACCTCCCCGCTGCTCGACGTCTACGCCCGCCGCGGCCTCCTGCTCGAGGTCGACGGCCTCGGCGAGGTCGACGAGATCACCAAGCGCATCTTCGTAGCCCTGGACTCCCGCCTCTGACCCACCTCTCACCCCGCGCGGGTCCGGAGCCCTGTCGAAGAGCCGCAAGGTCCCGAGCCTCCGGTCCGGACGTGTTCGATTTCCACCCAGCGTTGGGTTCCGGGGGCCTCGTCCCGCAGCAACGTCGATGCGCCCGCGAGATCTGCGGGCGACAGGCGCACTGTGATCAGGCGTGGGCGCCGTCGGTCGCCGGTTGAGGCGACTCCCACTCGGCCGGCCGCGGCACCGTACGCACCGCCCGGGCGATCGTGGGGATCAGGGCCACCAGGCCACACGGCAGGGCCAAGATCAACATCGCCACGGTGCCGGTCAGCACGCTGAGCAGACCGCCGGCCAGTATCGGCGCCAGCGGCATCAGCGACATCGAGGTGAAGCCCATGGTGGCGGAGAACCGGCCGAGCTGATCCTGCCGCATCTGCGTCTGGGCGTACGAGGAGATCGCGGCATTGCCGGCCGGGTTGAGGAAGATCCCGATCGCCAACGCAGCAGCCACGATCCAGGGTGTGTTCCACAGCGCCATCGGCAACAGAATCGGGACGAACGCCCAGGCCGACATGATCACCAGCAGCCCGGTGGGGATCCGCTGGATCAACCACGGTGCGCACAGGGCGCCGAGGATCCCGATGACGCCGACGCTGGTCTCGATCAGCCCGATCTGCCAGGGCGGGAACCCGGCGGAGATCAGGCGCAGGTTGGCGGCGAAGAAGACCGCGTTGACCACCAGATTCGTCAGCGGCGCCCAGATCGCCAGCACCCGCAGCATCGGATGTCCGAACTGGAACCGCCAGCCCGAGATCACGTCGGCCAGCGCGGACTGCCGTGGTCGGGGCGCTCCGTCGGGCCGGGGCGTCAAGTTCGTACGGATCCGGCCGAGCAGCAGCCAGCTGATCGCGTACGACACCGCGTCGGCGGCGAACGGCATCCATCGGGTGACCGCCAGCAGCAAGCCGCCGACCGGTGCGCCGAGCAACGACGCGATGTGCTGGCGGGCCTGATTCTGACTGAGCGCGGTGGGCAACTCCTCGGTGCTCACCACCGTACGGACGGCACCGGTCTCGGCCGGCCGGAACAGCCCCTCGGTCGCGCCGGTCAGCAACGCCACCGCGATCAGGTGCGGCACCGTCAACCAACCGGCGATCCCCGCAGCGACCACCGTCGCGTACAGCACCGCACCCGCCCCGGCCGAGACGCGCATCACCAATCGGCGATCGACCCGGTCGGCCAGTGCTCCGGCCGGCAGCATGACGACCAACATGCCGACCAGATGTGCAGTGCCGACGATCGAGGTGATCAGCGCCGAACTGGTCAGCGCGTAGCCGACCAGCGGAAACGCGAAGCTACTGATCGCGCTGCCCAGACCGGAGATCGTCTGGCCGATCCACAACACGGTGAAGTCGTGATTGCGCGCCAGCGACCGATATCCGATCCGCGCCGGCTGGGTGGCGGCCTCGTCGGCGATAGCCGGACCGGTCGACCGGCCAGATTCCGGATCCA belongs to Microlunatus elymi and includes:
- a CDS encoding MFS transporter, whose product is MDPESGRSTGPAIADEAATQPARIGYRSLARNHDFTVLWIGQTISGLGSAISSFAFPLVGYALTSSALITSIVGTAHLVGMLVVMLPAGALADRVDRRLVMRVSAGAGAVLYATVVAAGIAGWLTVPHLIAVALLTGATEGLFRPAETGAVRTVVSTEELPTALSQNQARQHIASLLGAPVGGLLLAVTRWMPFAADAVSYAISWLLLGRIRTNLTPRPDGAPRPRQSALADVISGWRFQFGHPMLRVLAIWAPLTNLVVNAVFFAANLRLISAGFPPWQIGLIETSVGVIGILGALCAPWLIQRIPTGLLVIMSAWAFVPILLPMALWNTPWIVAAALAIGIFLNPAGNAAISSYAQTQMRQDQLGRFSATMGFTSMSLMPLAPILAGGLLSVLTGTVAMLILALPCGLVALIPTIARAVRTVPRPAEWESPQPATDGAHA
- the rpsE gene encoding 30S ribosomal protein S5, encoding MSGSQRRGGGDRRGDRRGQDKSNYVEKVVAINRVAKVVKGGRRFSFTALVVVGDGDGSVGIGYGKAKEVPAAIAKGVEEAKKHFFHVPRVQGTIPHPVQGEKAAGVVMLRPASPGTGVIAGGACRAVLEAAGVHDVLAKSLGSANAINVVHATIAALQMLEEPEEVARRRGKSVEDVTPAALLKARQAGIRQEAHA
- the rplR gene encoding 50S ribosomal protein L18, with translation MAVSLSARKHTEQRTKSRLRRQLRGRKKIFGGADRPRLVVTRSAKHITAQVIDDSRGHTLAYASTMEGGLRTATGDKTEKAKQVGQLVAERAKAAGVETVVFDRAGNKYHGRIAALADAARENGLGF
- the secY gene encoding preprotein translocase subunit SecY, with amino-acid sequence MLTAFAGAFRTPDLRKKLLFTLGIMVIYRLGSVIPVPNVDVGTLHTCATNAQAGSQAGLYSLLSLFSGGALLQLAIFALGIMPYITASIILQLLTVVIPRLEALKKEGQSGQNKITQYTRYLTLVLAVLQSTTFVTLARNDQLFQNCPGVVYDTGAFPIIVMILTMTAGTGVVMWLGELITEKGVGNGMSVLIFTQICATFPQALWAIKQQRPGGAGWVVFLLVLGIGLLVMLAVIFIEQSQRRIPVQYAKRMVGRRVLGGTTTYIPLKVNQAGVIPVIFASSLMYIPVLYSQFRPNGWGASWIQSHFVRGDHPVYMATFFLLIIFFAYFYVSITFNPQEVADNMKKYGGFIPGIRAGKPTEDYLGYVLNRLTLPGSLYLGLIALIPMIAIGVLNTNSQSGFPFGGTSILIIVGVGLDTVKQIESQLQQRNYEGFLR
- the rplF gene encoding 50S ribosomal protein L6, coding for MSRIGKLPVPVPSGVEVTIDGSLVSVKGPKGQLEHTVAEPITVVRNDEGQIVLNRPDDERTSKALHGLSRTLVSNMVTGVSEGYVKKLEIVGVGYRVISKGPAELELNLGYSHPINVKAPEGITFAVESPTKFSVAGIDKQRVGEVAANIRKLRKPEPYKGKGVRYEGEHVRRKVGKAGK
- the rpmD gene encoding 50S ribosomal protein L30, with the protein product MSTRLKITQVKSSIGGKQNQRDTLRTLGLKRIGDVSAHEDTPSVRGMIATVSHLITVEEVD
- the rplO gene encoding 50S ribosomal protein L15 produces the protein MADETNEVQNSRHNGGTGLKVHHLRPAPGAHKAKTRVGRGEGSKGKTAGRGTKGSKARNNISEAFEGGQMPLHMRTPKLRGFTNPFRTEFQVVNLDRISSLFPEGGEVNPQALVERGAVRAGLPVKVLGSGELSVAVQVSAHAFSASAKEKIAAAGGSTTEL
- a CDS encoding adenylate kinase, which codes for MRLLIMGPPGAGKGTQAKAIAEHYQIPTVSTGDILRANVAAGTPLGLEAKQVMETGGYVGDDILNGIVGDWLEQDDARRGFLLDGYPRTLAQVEALDSMLEQQHVGLDAVLSLKVDIEEVVGRLRKRAETEGRTDDSEDAIRVRQHKYAAETSPLLDVYARRGLLLEVDGLGEVDEITKRIFVALDSRL